In Bacteroidota bacterium, a single window of DNA contains:
- a CDS encoding phospho-N-acetylmuramoyl-pentapeptide-transferase, giving the protein MLYHLFLYLDQFDIPGAGMFKYITFRSAMAVITSLILSMLYGKKIINVLQKKQIGETIRDLDLEGQMQKKGTPTMGGLIILGSILIPTLLFADITNIYIILLIITTVWLGIIGFVDDYIKVFKKNKEGLRSRSKIIGQVGLGFIVGVTMFFSSDIVVREKAELPIENDTELIQNSAQKTEITDFFSNEKKSTKTTIPFFKNNEFDYSWIVSFLGEKGRKYGVWIVFIIIVIFIITAVSNGANLTDGLDGLATGVSAITASILGILAYVSSNFILANYLNIMFIPNSAELVIFASALFGSTVGFLWFNSYPAQVFMGDTGSLALGGIIAVFAIVIRKELLIPILCGIFLIENISVILQVTYFKYTKKKFGAGRRIFKMAPLHHHYQKLGYPESKIVLRFWIVGILLAVITIVTLKIR; this is encoded by the coding sequence ATGCTATATCATCTTTTCCTATATTTAGATCAATTCGATATTCCGGGGGCAGGAATGTTCAAATATATTACTTTTCGTTCTGCCATGGCGGTTATCACATCTCTCATACTTTCAATGCTTTACGGTAAAAAAATAATTAATGTATTGCAAAAAAAGCAAATTGGAGAAACAATAAGAGACCTTGACCTCGAAGGTCAGATGCAAAAAAAGGGAACTCCAACCATGGGAGGTTTAATTATTCTTGGATCAATTTTGATTCCTACTTTGTTGTTTGCTGATATCACAAATATTTATATTATTCTATTGATTATCACTACTGTATGGCTTGGAATTATAGGATTTGTTGACGATTATATAAAGGTATTCAAAAAAAATAAGGAAGGACTACGAAGTCGTTCAAAAATTATCGGTCAGGTTGGATTAGGTTTTATTGTGGGCGTAACTATGTTTTTTAGTTCCGATATTGTAGTGCGAGAAAAAGCAGAATTGCCAATTGAAAATGATACTGAATTAATTCAAAACAGTGCTCAAAAGACTGAAATTACAGATTTTTTCAGCAATGAAAAAAAATCGACCAAAACCACAATCCCTTTTTTCAAAAACAACGAATTCGACTATTCATGGATAGTATCTTTTCTTGGCGAAAAAGGAAGAAAATATGGAGTTTGGATAGTGTTTATCATCATTGTAATATTCATAATAACAGCAGTTTCGAATGGGGCTAATCTTACAGATGGGCTTGATGGATTAGCAACCGGAGTTTCTGCCATCACAGCATCAATTCTTGGAATTTTAGCTTATGTTTCGAGTAACTTTATACTTGCTAATTATTTGAATATTATGTTTATACCAAATTCTGCTGAGCTTGTAATTTTTGCTTCAGCACTGTTTGGCTCAACTGTTGGTTTTCTTTGGTTTAATTCGTATCCGGCTCAGGTTTTTATGGGAGATACCGGCTCTCTTGCTCTTGGAGGAATAATTGCAGTTTTTGCAATCGTAATTCGCAAAGAGCTCTTAATTCCAATTTTGTGTGGGATATTTTTAATCGAAAATATTTCTGTTATACTGCAAGTAACTTATTTTAAATACACTAAGAAAAAATTTGGTGCAGGACGAAGAATATTTAAAATGGCTCCATTACATCATCATTACCAAAAACTTGGCTATCCCGAGTCAAAAATTGTTCTTAGATTTTGGATCGTAGGAATTCTTCTCGCTGTAATAACTATTGTAACACTAAAAATCAGATAG
- the murD gene encoding UDP-N-acetylmuramoyl-L-alanine--D-glutamate ligase, with the protein MKKTKKIKRIVILGAGESGVGAAILAKNKGYEIFVSDFSKIKSKYKKLLNTYSIQFEENGHSENLILTADEIVKSPGISEKAEIITKIRNRNIRIISEIEFAGRYTDAVKICITGSNGKTTTTLLIYEMLKNSGFRVGLAGNIGKSLAYQIANEAEEKIQYWVIELSSFQLDGMYDFKAEIATLMNITPDHLDRYNYNMKEYIESKFRIIQNQTKNDHFIYCGDDQAIFDEIQRLNINSKKHSFTLSNNKNNSAYMENNRFFLKEIEDCSVAIENLSLKGKHNVYNSMAAGIVGSTLKIRKEVIRKSLENFKGVEHRLEYHIKVRGIQFINDSKATNVNSTWYALESMKTPVVWIAGGIDKGNDYKILHDLVKDKVKTLICLGKNNSKLVEYFKDIVDEIIETDSMEKAVNEAYNHGMPDDTVLLSPACASFDLFNNYEDRGTQFKEEVRNL; encoded by the coding sequence ATGAAGAAAACAAAAAAAATAAAACGAATAGTTATCCTTGGTGCCGGAGAAAGCGGAGTTGGTGCCGCAATTCTTGCCAAAAATAAAGGCTATGAAATTTTTGTTTCAGATTTTTCAAAGATTAAATCTAAATACAAAAAACTTTTGAATACTTATTCAATTCAATTTGAGGAAAATGGGCATTCAGAAAATTTAATTCTCACAGCTGATGAAATTGTTAAAAGTCCCGGAATTTCAGAAAAAGCTGAAATCATTACTAAAATTAGGAATAGAAATATAAGAATAATCTCTGAAATAGAATTTGCTGGAAGATATACTGATGCCGTAAAGATTTGTATTACAGGCAGTAATGGGAAAACAACCACAACATTATTGATTTATGAAATGCTTAAAAATTCTGGTTTCAGAGTAGGGCTTGCCGGAAATATTGGGAAAAGTCTTGCCTATCAAATTGCAAATGAAGCAGAAGAAAAAATACAATATTGGGTTATAGAATTAAGCAGTTTTCAGCTTGACGGAATGTACGATTTTAAAGCGGAAATTGCTACACTTATGAATATTACACCCGATCATCTCGATAGATATAACTACAATATGAAAGAATACATTGAGTCTAAATTCAGGATAATTCAGAATCAAACTAAAAATGATCATTTCATCTATTGTGGCGACGATCAGGCAATATTTGATGAGATACAAAGGCTAAATATTAATTCTAAGAAACATTCATTTACACTTTCAAATAATAAAAATAATTCGGCATATATGGAAAATAATAGATTTTTTCTCAAAGAAATTGAGGATTGCTCTGTTGCTATAGAAAATTTGTCATTAAAGGGAAAACATAATGTTTATAATTCAATGGCAGCAGGGATTGTGGGTAGTACTTTAAAAATAAGAAAAGAGGTAATCAGAAAAAGTCTGGAAAATTTTAAGGGTGTAGAGCACAGGCTTGAATATCATATTAAAGTGCGTGGAATTCAGTTTATTAACGATTCAAAAGCAACTAATGTAAATTCAACATGGTATGCTCTCGAAAGTATGAAAACCCCTGTTGTGTGGATAGCCGGCGGTATTGACAAAGGCAATGATTATAAAATTCTTCACGATTTAGTTAAAGACAAAGTTAAAACTTTGATTTGCCTCGGAAAAAATAACTCGAAACTTGTAGAATATTTCAAAGATATTGTTGATGAAATAATTGAAACAGATTCGATGGAAAAAGCTGTAAATGAGGCTTATAATCA